Proteins from a single region of Acidobacteriota bacterium:
- a CDS encoding BamA/TamA family outer membrane protein, with amino-acid sequence MIVPHRLTAPARRAVLRITPVAVATVIVTLAFGAAFAQESTAPGSPTAEPFLGGALIAAETVAEIRIHGNLSLPDAEVVALTGVTLGDAAGPDLEKTVRQRLEASGRFETVDVRRRYRSLTATDQVALVIVVRERPGARFSNPVMRALAAAGRRLMVAPILDHREGYGVAYGALTSFIDTFGPGSRLSVPATWGGHKRIALEMETPIRGSVIDRLWAVGSRGRRRHPYFDMDVDRARFAVAAQRGLPRGFRMNGEAAWEEARFAGRADRFVRTVAYLDYGDYRETPANARRNTVVVRAGIERLAIEGGAGAITRPRLDARAYRAVGRQAVLAARFFFAGASAPLPPYERALLGGSPAAGGTLRGWRAGAAVGDRIAAASMELRLPITSVLSEGRVGLRFFYDTAAVYDAGRPIRNARFREGAGAGVFFLPPGFGFPMSIDVAGDPEGGARVHVSAGFGF; translated from the coding sequence GTGATCGTGCCGCATCGGTTGACCGCGCCTGCGCGGCGTGCCGTTCTCCGGATCACGCCGGTAGCCGTGGCGACGGTCATCGTTACGCTGGCGTTCGGAGCGGCGTTCGCCCAGGAATCCACGGCGCCGGGCTCGCCCACCGCCGAACCATTCCTTGGCGGGGCGCTCATCGCCGCGGAAACCGTCGCCGAGATCCGGATCCACGGCAACCTCTCGCTGCCCGACGCCGAGGTCGTCGCACTCACGGGCGTCACCCTGGGCGATGCGGCCGGCCCGGACCTGGAGAAGACGGTACGGCAGCGGCTCGAAGCGAGCGGCCGGTTCGAGACGGTCGACGTGCGACGCCGCTATCGATCGCTGACCGCCACCGACCAGGTCGCCCTGGTCATCGTGGTGCGCGAGCGTCCGGGCGCCCGCTTCTCGAACCCCGTGATGCGCGCGTTAGCGGCAGCCGGACGACGGCTCATGGTCGCTCCCATCCTCGACCACCGGGAAGGCTATGGCGTGGCATACGGGGCGCTGACCAGCTTCATCGACACGTTCGGTCCCGGCAGCCGGCTGTCCGTGCCGGCGACCTGGGGCGGCCACAAGCGCATCGCGCTGGAGATGGAGACGCCGATCCGCGGATCGGTAATCGACCGCCTGTGGGCCGTTGGATCCCGAGGCCGACGGCGCCATCCGTATTTCGACATGGACGTCGACCGGGCTCGCTTCGCGGTCGCGGCACAGCGCGGGCTCCCGCGCGGGTTCCGGATGAACGGGGAGGCGGCGTGGGAAGAGGCGCGGTTCGCGGGCCGCGCGGATCGGTTCGTCCGCACCGTCGCCTATCTCGACTACGGCGACTATCGAGAGACGCCCGCCAACGCCCGCCGCAACACGGTGGTGGTTCGTGCCGGCATCGAGCGACTCGCGATCGAGGGTGGCGCCGGCGCGATAACGCGCCCCCGCCTGGACGCCAGGGCGTACCGCGCGGTCGGCCGCCAGGCGGTGCTTGCGGCGCGCTTCTTCTTCGCGGGGGCGTCCGCTCCGCTGCCGCCCTACGAACGGGCGCTGCTCGGCGGGAGCCCGGCCGCGGGCGGCACGCTCCGGGGTTGGCGCGCCGGCGCCGCCGTCGGCGACCGGATCGCCGCGGCGTCGATGGAGTTGCGGCTACCGATCACCTCGGTGCTGTCGGAAGGCCGGGTAGGGCTGCGCTTCTTCTATGACACGGCCGCCGTGTACGACGCGGGCCGGCCGATCCGGAACGCGCGGTTCCGGGAAGGCGCCGGCGCCGGCGTCTTCTTCCTGCCGCCGGGGTTCGGCTTTCCGATGTCCATCGACGTGGCGGGCGATCCGGAGGGCGGTGCGCGCGTTCACGTCAGCGCCGGCTTCGGGTTCTGA
- the trxA gene encoding thioredoxin yields MSEHTHEVTDGNFEESVLKSTQPVLVDFWAEWCGPCRMIAPTVEALAADYDGRVTVGKMNVDDNPATPGQYGVRSIPTLLLFKDGQVVESVVGLADKARLQAVIDPHVG; encoded by the coding sequence ATGTCAGAACATACGCACGAGGTCACGGACGGCAACTTCGAGGAGTCGGTGCTCAAGTCGACGCAGCCGGTGCTGGTCGACTTCTGGGCGGAGTGGTGCGGTCCGTGCCGCATGATCGCGCCGACGGTCGAGGCGCTGGCCGCGGACTACGACGGCCGCGTCACGGTCGGCAAGATGAACGTGGACGACAACCCGGCCACGCCGGGGCAGTACGGCGTCCGGTCGATCCCGACCCTGCTGCTCTTCAAGGACGGCCAAGTCGTCGAATCCGTCGTGGGTCTCGCCGACAAGGCACGGCTGCAGGCGGTCATCGACCCGCACGTCGGCTGA
- a CDS encoding glycosyltransferase family 1 protein — protein sequence MRRHRAAGRPARHASSIQPMRILMIPVGSAGDVHPHVGIGLALQRRGHDVSVLTSAYFEPLLSRVGLPLVPIGTVDDYHRTLEHPDLWRLHRALGVIGDAIRPHVTEIAHVLREQAAGSPPLLVAHPLAFGARAAQEALGLRLVTLHLQATGFVSRHDTAVPHVWLRSVNRWPMPVKRLLVAAGDRLSDQVLSPVVNELCGEFGLPRARNIVREWWHSPQRVIGLFPDWYAAVQPDWPPQTRLTGFPLYDEGEATPLTPELDKWLDAGEPPVVFAPGTANRQAAWFFRAGVDACRRLGRRGLLLTRFGEQIPAPLPPGVRHAEYAPFGCLLQRAAALVHHGGVGTLAQALRAGRPQLVMPMAFDQPDNAVRLERLGVGRYLRPSRFTGTAVARELDALLGSEDVARACRVVASRFVGIDPVAQTCDLIEAAA from the coding sequence ATGCGCCGGCACCGCGCGGCCGGTCGCCCCGCGCGCCACGCTTCGTCAATCCAGCCGATGCGCATCCTCATGATCCCCGTCGGGAGCGCAGGCGACGTGCACCCGCACGTCGGCATCGGGCTGGCGCTGCAGCGGCGCGGGCATGACGTGTCGGTGCTGACGAGCGCCTACTTCGAGCCGCTGCTCTCGCGCGTCGGTCTGCCGCTCGTCCCGATAGGCACGGTGGACGACTACCACCGAACCCTCGAGCACCCGGATCTCTGGCGTCTCCACCGCGCGCTCGGCGTGATCGGTGACGCCATTCGGCCCCACGTGACCGAGATCGCCCACGTGCTGCGGGAGCAGGCGGCCGGCAGTCCTCCTCTTCTGGTGGCGCACCCCCTGGCGTTCGGGGCGCGCGCCGCGCAGGAGGCCCTCGGCCTGCGGCTGGTGACGCTGCACCTGCAGGCGACCGGTTTCGTGAGCAGGCACGACACGGCGGTGCCGCACGTGTGGCTGCGGTCGGTCAACCGGTGGCCGATGCCGGTCAAGCGGCTGCTCGTGGCGGCGGGCGACCGCCTCTCGGACCAGGTGCTGTCCCCCGTCGTGAACGAGCTGTGCGGCGAGTTCGGCCTGCCTCGAGCGCGAAACATCGTACGCGAGTGGTGGCACTCGCCGCAGCGCGTCATCGGCTTGTTCCCCGACTGGTACGCCGCCGTGCAGCCCGACTGGCCGCCCCAGACGCGCCTGACCGGCTTTCCGCTCTACGACGAAGGCGAAGCGACCCCGCTCACGCCCGAGCTCGACAAGTGGCTCGACGCGGGCGAGCCACCCGTGGTCTTCGCGCCGGGCACCGCCAACCGGCAGGCGGCGTGGTTCTTCCGGGCCGGTGTGGACGCCTGCCGCCGCCTCGGCCGCCGCGGTCTGCTCCTGACGCGGTTCGGCGAGCAGATTCCCGCTCCGCTACCGCCCGGGGTGCGGCACGCGGAGTACGCTCCGTTCGGATGCCTGCTGCAGCGGGCGGCCGCCCTCGTGCACCACGGCGGCGTCGGCACCCTGGCGCAGGCGCTGCGGGCCGGCCGCCCGCAGCTCGTGATGCCGATGGCGTTCGACCAGCCGGACAACGCCGTGCGGCTCGAACGGCTGGGAGTGGGGCGCTACCTGCGGCCGTCCCGGTTCACGGGGACGGCGGTCGCGCGCGAGCTGGACGCGCTGCTCGGTTCGGAGGATGTGGCCCGAGCATGCCGCGTCGTCGCGAGCCGGTTCGTCGGCATCGATCCGGTGGCGCAGACCTGCGACCTGATCGAGGCGGCCGCGTGA